GACGGGGATCGTGGCCCCGGCGTTGTTGATTCTCGACGACCTGCTCCTCAGGCGGCGCCGTCCGGCGGACCTCGTCGCCCGGATTCCGCTGCTGGCCGCGCTCGCCGCCGTGGTCCTCGCCTACTTCGCGACCCGCCATGCGATCTTCGGGACGCCGTTCGGAGGCGACGAGTATGGGAACCCGCCGCTCGACCGTCGTCTCGAGGTCGTCATCGTGACGCTCGGCTACTACGTCCGGCAGATCCTGCTCCCGTGGGGGTTCGCTCCCGCTCCGTATCATCCGGAGTTGCTCGACCTCGCGGGCGCGGCATTCTGGAAGCTCGCGTTCTTCTTCGCGCTCTTCGTGCTGGCTGGCGCGCTCGCCATCGGGAGGAACCGGCGAGCCGCATTCGGTCTTGCGTTCTTTCTCGTCACGGTCTTTCCCGTGCTCGGCCTCGCGCCGATGAAGCTCTACCTTCTCGAGCATCGCGTGTATCTTCCCATGGTCGGCATCGCGCTCGCGGCCGCCGCGACGCTCGCGTACGCCGCATCGCGTAGCCGCGCGGCGCTTTCAGCCGGCTTTGCCGTCGTCGCAGTCCTCGCGATCCTCGCGTGGACGCGCGTCCCCGTCTTCCGGGATCCGGTCTCCTTCTGGACGGCGGGCGCGGCGAACGCGCCGCTCTCCGGATACGCCCATGACGAGCTCGGCTACGTCCTCACCCAGGCAGGCCGCGACGAGGAGGCCATCGTGGCGTTCCGGAAGGCGCTCCGCATCGATCCGCGATTAGATTCGAGCCGTTACAAGCTCGCGCTCGCGCTCGAGCGGAGCGGGCGCACGGGCGAGGCGCTCGCCGAGATCGAGGAGCTCCTGAGACTGCACCCCCGCTCCGTCGATGCCTGGAACGTCCTCGGCGTCCTTCGCAAGCGCTCCGGCGACCTGGAAGGCGCCCGGACGGCGCTCGGCCACGGGATCGAGATCGCACCCGAGAACCGGGCACTCCTCGCCAACCTGGCGAACGTCCACGAAAGTCTCGGCGCGCATGACGAGGCGGTGGACACGCTCCGGACTCTCGTCCGCGTGGAGCCCGGCGCGACCGCGGCGTGGGAGCAGCTCGGACGCGAGCTCTATAATGCCCGTCGCTACGGGGAGGCCGTCGATGCGTTCCGCCGCGCCCTGTCCCTCGGCACGGCGGACGCGCTCGTGCGGGTGGACCTCGCGTATGCGCTCCTCCGGTCCGGTAAGCGGGACGAAGCGGTCGCCGAAGCGCGATCGGCGCTCGAGAAGAGCGGCGGGTCGCCAGAAGTCGCCCGCCGCCTCGAAAACGTCGGCCTCCTCGAGGCCGCGCGCGCGAAGGGCTCGTGAAGGCTGTCGCGGAGATGCGGCGAGGCACGTCCTCGTCCCGACCAAGCCGCCGGCACAGGAGTGCGGCATCCGTCAGAAGCGCATCTCCAAGGCGAGGCCCTTCGCTCCCTGTCGTCGGTCGGCGTAAGGCCGGAGCCACTCCCCCCCGATTCTCGGCGCCCCGTTCGGGGCGACGGACCGTCCGACCCCCGGTTACGCCATTCGGCGTGGGTCCGAGCATCGATGAAAGCGCGTCGGCTGCGCTC
This Pseudomonadota bacterium DNA region includes the following protein-coding sequences:
- a CDS encoding tetratricopeptide repeat protein is translated as MARSSAVIPPTADSPAASLRRLHLACALVSALAGFGLYASLYDGKFYWDDNILIVDNDQALDEWGDALRAFAQPVLPKEAVAYYRPILMASFVIDRQLWGKNPGAFHVTNAVIHGLNAAIVWFYLFILVESPAAAFAGALLFAVHPIQGQSVGLIPARNDMMLVPAVIGMLLADRARQQHPGGERWKFALAIVGCYALTVWNKETGIVAPALLILDDLLLRRRRPADLVARIPLLAALAAVVLAYFATRHAIFGTPFGGDEYGNPPLDRRLEVVIVTLGYYVRQILLPWGFAPAPYHPELLDLAGAAFWKLAFFFALFVLAGALAIGRNRRAAFGLAFFLVTVFPVLGLAPMKLYLLEHRVYLPMVGIALAAAATLAYAASRSRAALSAGFAVVAVLAILAWTRVPVFRDPVSFWTAGAANAPLSGYAHDELGYVLTQAGRDEEAIVAFRKALRIDPRLDSSRYKLALALERSGRTGEALAEIEELLRLHPRSVDAWNVLGVLRKRSGDLEGARTALGHGIEIAPENRALLANLANVHESLGAHDEAVDTLRTLVRVEPGATAAWEQLGRELYNARRYGEAVDAFRRALSLGTADALVRVDLAYALLRSGKRDEAVAEARSALEKSGGSPEVARRLENVGLLEAARAKGS